A genomic stretch from Candidatus Schekmanbacteria bacterium includes:
- the trxA gene encoding thioredoxin codes for MGKEIEANEGNFEVEVLKSAVPVLVDFWATWCGPCKMVAPIVSEIANEYDGKIKVAKVNVDDNQSLAMKYGIRSIPSLLLFKGGQVVDQIIGAQPKTALSVMIDKHL; via the coding sequence ATGGGGAAAGAGATAGAAGCAAACGAAGGCAATTTTGAAGTTGAGGTTTTAAAATCTGCTGTTCCTGTGCTGGTGGATTTCTGGGCAACATGGTGTGGACCCTGCAAGATGGTTGCTCCCATAGTATCTGAAATCGCAAACGAATATGACGGAAAGATAAAAGTTGCGAAAGTTAATGTTGATGATAACCAGTCATTAGCAATGAAGTACGGTATCAGAAGCATCCCTTCATTACTCCTCTTCAAGGGTGGACAGGTTGTAGACCAGATTATAGGAGCGCAACCTAAGACAGCGCTTTCAGTTATGATAGATAAGCATCTGTAA
- a CDS encoding adenosylhomocysteinase — protein MKYHVKDLKLSKLGDCRMEWAFQNMPVLDQITKRFAKEKPLKGLNIAACLHVTTETAALMVALKAGGAKTFLCASNPLSTQDDVAAALVKSHGIPVFAIKGEDKKTYYSHINSVLDSNPVITMDDGADLVSEILSKRKNLLPKILGGTEETTTGVIRLRSMAAKGVLQYPIFSVNDAQTKHLFDNRYGTGQSSIDGMLRATNRLMAGSRFVVAGYGWCGRGVAMRARGMGARVIVTEIDPIKAIEAVMDGFDVMTMNEAAKIGDMFITLTGDIHVIDVHHFNAMKDGAIVANSGHFNVEINLEALEKMKKKKRNIRPFVEEYTLKNGRKINILGEGRLINLAAAEGHPSSVMDMSFANQSLGVEYLVKNASKLEKKVYPMPESIDKEIARLKLISMGIKIDKLTPQQEKYLNSWEMGT, from the coding sequence TTGAAATACCACGTAAAAGACTTGAAGCTTTCAAAACTTGGTGACTGCAGGATGGAATGGGCTTTCCAGAATATGCCTGTGCTTGACCAGATAACCAAAAGGTTTGCAAAGGAAAAACCATTAAAAGGCCTGAACATAGCGGCTTGCCTTCACGTAACCACTGAAACAGCAGCATTGATGGTTGCCCTAAAAGCAGGAGGTGCAAAAACATTTCTCTGTGCATCAAATCCCTTAAGCACGCAGGATGATGTCGCGGCAGCTTTGGTAAAATCACATGGCATTCCGGTGTTTGCCATAAAGGGAGAGGACAAGAAAACTTATTACAGCCACATTAACAGCGTACTTGATTCGAACCCGGTTATTACAATGGATGACGGCGCAGACCTTGTGTCTGAAATACTCTCTAAAAGGAAAAATCTCCTTCCAAAAATTCTTGGAGGGACTGAAGAAACAACAACAGGAGTCATCAGGCTCCGCAGTATGGCAGCAAAGGGCGTTCTCCAGTATCCGATATTCTCTGTGAACGACGCCCAGACAAAGCACTTATTCGACAACCGCTACGGCACCGGACAAAGCTCGATAGACGGCATGCTGAGAGCCACCAACAGGCTGATGGCTGGATCTCGCTTTGTAGTGGCAGGTTATGGATGGTGCGGCAGAGGAGTTGCAATGAGAGCAAGAGGCATGGGTGCAAGAGTAATAGTCACTGAAATCGATCCAATTAAGGCGATTGAGGCTGTTATGGACGGATTTGATGTTATGACTATGAATGAGGCGGCAAAAATAGGAGATATGTTCATAACCCTTACCGGCGATATCCATGTAATAGATGTACATCATTTCAATGCAATGAAGGACGGAGCAATTGTTGCAAATTCAGGGCATTTCAATGTAGAGATAAATCTTGAAGCTCTTGAGAAAATGAAGAAGAAGAAAAGAAACATAAGGCCCTTCGTCGAAGAATACACCCTTAAAAATGGCAGGAAGATAAACATACTGGGAGAAGGAAGGCTTATTAATCTTGCTGCTGCTGAAGGACATCCGTCAAGCGTCATGGATATGAGTTTTGCCAATCAATCCCTAGGTGTTGAATACCTTGTCAAGAATGCGTCAAAGCTTGAGAAAAAAGTCTATCCTATGCCTGAATCGATTGATAAAGAGATAGCAAGACTCAAACTCATTTCAATGGGAATAAAAATTGATAAGCTCACACCTCAGCAGGAAAAATACCTTAATTCATGGGAAATGGGAACCTGA
- a CDS encoding methionine adenosyltransferase — protein MSKNNYLFTSESVTEGHPDKIADQISDAVLDSYLKNDPNSRVACETLVTTGIVFVAGEITSNSIVDVPAVVRETVREIGYDRAKYGFDCDTCSVITSIDKQSPDIAMGVDEKPGHLQGAGDQGMMFGYACNETPELMPMPILMAQKLAMQLSKVRKTGELNFLRPDGKTQVTVEYENGIPKRIDTIVISSQHSADISPKEMRPYIIEKVIKPIIPANLINLNDCTIHVNPTGRFVTGGPMGDCGLTGRKIIVDTYGGKGHHGGGAFSGKDPSKVDRSAAYMARHIAKNIVASGLASHCEVQVAYAIGVAEPVSIMVETFGTGKISQDKLIELVRKHFDLTPSGIIKYLDLKRPIYKKTAAYGHFGRLDPEFTWERTDAASKLKP, from the coding sequence GTGAGCAAGAATAATTATCTTTTTACCTCAGAGTCAGTAACAGAGGGACATCCAGACAAGATAGCAGACCAGATATCAGACGCTGTTCTTGACAGCTACTTGAAAAACGACCCTAATTCAAGGGTTGCCTGTGAAACTTTAGTAACAACAGGCATAGTCTTTGTGGCAGGAGAAATCACTTCAAATTCCATCGTGGACGTACCTGCTGTTGTAAGGGAAACAGTGAGGGAAATAGGTTATGACAGAGCGAAATACGGGTTTGATTGCGACACATGCTCTGTAATAACGTCGATAGACAAACAGTCTCCAGATATTGCGATGGGTGTGGATGAAAAGCCGGGGCATCTTCAGGGCGCAGGAGACCAGGGAATGATGTTCGGGTATGCATGCAATGAAACCCCTGAACTTATGCCAATGCCTATATTAATGGCACAGAAACTTGCAATGCAGCTTTCAAAAGTAAGAAAAACCGGTGAACTTAATTTCTTGAGACCGGACGGGAAAACTCAGGTCACAGTCGAATATGAAAATGGCATTCCCAAGAGGATAGATACAATCGTTATCTCATCCCAGCACAGTGCTGATATTTCCCCCAAAGAAATGCGTCCATACATCATAGAAAAGGTGATAAAGCCTATTATACCGGCAAACCTCATTAACCTGAATGACTGCACTATTCATGTTAATCCGACAGGGAGGTTTGTAACAGGCGGACCAATGGGGGATTGCGGACTTACGGGAAGGAAAATAATCGTAGATACCTACGGCGGGAAAGGTCATCATGGCGGTGGTGCATTTTCAGGAAAAGACCCATCGAAGGTTGACCGTTCAGCAGCATACATGGCAAGACATATTGCAAAAAACATTGTTGCTTCCGGTCTTGCTTCACATTGTGAAGTCCAGGTCGCTTATGCGATCGGCGTTGCCGAACCGGTTTCAATAATGGTGGAAACATTCGGAACAGGAAAGATTTCTCAGGATAAGCTGATCGAACTCGTAAGGAAACATTTCGACCTTACCCCGTCTGGTATAATAAAATATCTCGACCTGAAACGTCCAATATACAAAAAGACTGCGGCATACGGGCATTTCGGTAGGTTAGATCCGGAGTTCACCTGGGAACGGACTGATGCAGCTTCGAAATTAAAACCATAG
- the ptsP gene encoding phosphoenolpyruvate--protein phosphotransferase, which translates to MDDFIKGIAVTSGIVIGEAFILDQTINHVPKHNISGNDIEKEIARLDTAVEVSVHQLEEIKSRVEEKLGYQHALIFEAKILMLKDETVRDKTIKRIKGQKINCEWALDEAISELIEIFSGFDDEYLKERKTDIGNIRSRILSNLAGVSHIGISDIKKPVIVIAHDLAPADTALMHKETILGFATDVGGKTSHTAIMARSLEIPAVVGLKNATTKIQSGDRLIIDANSGDVIINPDELTLQKYEEKKRKFDELQKTFLSLHDLPAETADGFKLKIFANIELPEEAIAVDSYGADGIGLYRTEFLYLNRLTTPDEEEQFNNYRKLAETMYPKPVTIRTFDLGGDKYLSQMQMAEELNPAMGLRAIRFCLEQPELFKTQLRAILRASHFGNLRILFPMISGIGELRSAKSILNECRKELQSEGKQFNDNIEVGIMIEVPTAAIIADILAREVNFFSIGTNDLIQYCLAIDRVNEKVAYLYEPLHPAILRLISNIVSSAHRMNIPVCLCGEMAAEPIYAFLLLGLEIDELSTNPISIPNIKRILRNSKLEDAKNVVSRILTMSNAEEIRSHINTFLCEKFPEDFFLID; encoded by the coding sequence ATGGATGACTTTATAAAAGGGATTGCTGTTACATCTGGGATCGTAATTGGCGAGGCATTTATCCTCGACCAGACGATTAATCATGTACCCAAACATAATATCAGTGGAAATGATATAGAGAAGGAAATTGCGCGCCTTGATACAGCTGTGGAAGTTTCCGTACATCAGCTTGAAGAGATCAAATCCCGCGTTGAGGAAAAACTTGGATATCAGCATGCACTTATCTTCGAAGCTAAGATCCTGATGCTTAAAGATGAAACTGTTCGAGATAAAACTATAAAAAGAATAAAAGGACAGAAAATCAACTGCGAATGGGCTCTTGATGAGGCAATAAGCGAATTGATAGAGATATTCTCCGGTTTTGATGATGAATACCTGAAGGAAAGAAAAACCGACATAGGAAATATCAGGAGCAGGATACTTTCCAACCTTGCCGGTGTTTCACATATAGGTATTAGCGATATAAAAAAGCCTGTCATAGTAATCGCTCATGATCTGGCGCCTGCGGATACTGCGTTAATGCACAAAGAAACCATACTTGGTTTTGCAACCGATGTAGGAGGGAAAACCAGTCATACAGCCATAATGGCAAGAAGCCTTGAGATACCTGCTGTTGTTGGGTTAAAAAATGCAACAACTAAAATCCAGAGCGGCGATCGTCTCATTATTGATGCAAATTCAGGGGATGTAATAATCAATCCGGATGAACTCACACTTCAGAAATATGAAGAAAAGAAAAGAAAATTTGATGAACTCCAAAAGACTTTTTTATCGCTTCATGATCTTCCTGCAGAAACCGCTGACGGGTTTAAACTTAAGATATTTGCCAATATTGAACTCCCTGAAGAAGCTATAGCCGTTGATAGTTACGGAGCTGACGGAATCGGCCTTTACCGGACCGAATTCCTATATCTCAACAGATTGACAACCCCTGATGAAGAGGAACAGTTCAACAACTACAGAAAACTGGCTGAAACGATGTATCCAAAGCCTGTCACCATCAGGACATTTGATCTTGGCGGAGACAAGTATTTATCCCAAATGCAGATGGCGGAGGAACTTAACCCTGCAATGGGGCTTCGTGCTATACGCTTCTGTCTTGAGCAACCGGAACTTTTTAAAACCCAGCTCCGTGCTATTCTGAGGGCAAGCCATTTTGGCAATCTAAGAATTCTATTCCCGATGATATCAGGAATTGGAGAACTTAGAAGCGCAAAAAGTATCCTTAATGAATGCAGAAAAGAACTGCAAAGTGAGGGAAAACAATTCAATGACAACATTGAAGTTGGAATAATGATAGAAGTTCCCACGGCCGCAATTATTGCAGACATTCTTGCCAGAGAAGTAAATTTTTTCAGCATTGGAACAAATGACCTTATACAGTATTGCCTTGCCATAGACAGAGTAAATGAGAAGGTCGCCTACCTCTATGAACCGCTTCATCCTGCAATTCTTCGCCTCATAAGCAACATAGTATCATCAGCCCACAGGATGAACATACCTGTCTGTCTCTGCGGTGAAATGGCTGCCGAACCGATATATGCTTTTCTGCTGCTCGGGTTAGAGATTGATGAACTGAGCACAAACCCTATCTCAATACCAAATATAAAAAGAATACTGCGCAATTCCAAGCTTGAAGATGCAAAAAATGTAGTTTCCAGAATCCTTACTATGAGCAATGCAGAAGAAATCAGAAGTCATATTAATACTTTTCTATGTGAAAAATTTCCCGAAGATTTTTTTCTAATTGACTAA
- a CDS encoding HPr family phosphocarrier protein produces MEKKVVKLIIRNKLGLHARAAATLVKLTNKFSSKIEIEKDGQSINGKSIMGVMMLAAAKGNSVTVTATGTDSESAISAIQELVHNKFGEE; encoded by the coding sequence TTGGAAAAAAAAGTGGTTAAGCTTATTATCAGGAACAAACTTGGTTTGCATGCAAGAGCCGCAGCTACCTTGGTGAAACTTACCAACAAGTTTTCATCAAAAATAGAGATTGAAAAGGATGGCCAATCAATTAATGGTAAGAGTATTATGGGAGTGATGATGCTTGCAGCAGCCAAAGGGAATTCGGTAACAGTAACAGCAACCGGTACGGACAGTGAATCAGCAATTAGTGCCATACAGGAGCTTGTGCATAATAAATTCGGAGAAGAATAG
- a CDS encoding PTS system mannose/fructose/sorbose family transporter subunit IID, with translation MDNKRNITFFDISLIALRSLFIQASWNFNKMQSLGFLYTISGALKKIASSPSTLNKMFLKHIDFFNTNPYFSSAIAGAVVKCEEDLSLNNVSKDDPDSIKASLMGPFGAIGDSVFWATLRPLVSVIALIVALRESILSAFLFLILYNIFSLGFRFYGAFAGYKSGKDIIFDVRRMNLYHVLNEAKMLMAILLGVCIPLICRSTTFKFIDSGFLFNMLIVLSAFHLIYFLLSKNISAKAVIYIILLLCLIWEYIFPLL, from the coding sequence ATGGATAATAAAAGAAATATAACATTTTTTGATATTTCATTAATTGCTTTGCGGTCCCTTTTCATTCAGGCAAGCTGGAATTTCAATAAAATGCAGTCTCTTGGTTTTCTCTATACCATTTCAGGAGCCCTGAAAAAAATAGCTTCAAGCCCAAGCACATTGAACAAAATGTTTTTAAAACATATAGATTTTTTCAATACAAACCCATATTTTTCTTCTGCTATTGCAGGAGCAGTCGTTAAATGCGAAGAAGATCTTTCCCTTAATAATGTATCTAAAGACGACCCTGATTCTATCAAAGCTTCCCTCATGGGGCCGTTTGGCGCTATAGGTGATTCGGTTTTTTGGGCAACTCTCAGACCTCTTGTCTCGGTTATAGCCCTTATAGTTGCACTTCGCGAATCAATCCTCTCAGCATTCTTATTCCTGATACTATACAACATCTTCAGCCTGGGATTTAGATTCTATGGCGCATTTGCAGGTTATAAATCAGGGAAGGACATTATTTTTGATGTTAGAAGAATGAATTTATATCATGTGCTCAATGAGGCAAAAATGCTTATGGCAATCCTTCTTGGAGTCTGTATTCCGTTGATATGCAGGAGTACAACGTTTAAATTTATTGATTCAGGATTTCTATTTAACATGTTAATAGTGCTTTCAGCGTTTCATCTTATTTATTTTTTACTCTCAAAAAACATCTCAGCCAAAGCAGTAATATATATAATCTTACTCTTGTGTTTAATCTGGGAATATATTTTTCCTTTATTATAA
- a CDS encoding PTS sugar transporter subunit IIC: MINEIIVAVILGSIIALDRTAVLQLMISQPIVASPIIGYFLGNPILGLHVGAATQLIWLPSLQIGAAIVPNASVAAILITSASIIIMQFPEMSGITSMSICGAVFLCVIPLLSIEEKADMLVRKNNYIWVEAAIKAIKRDDLSLIGVYNLGGILFFFLKNMVFLAVSLSFLILLLPNILTHLPKEIISSFSHLFRLLPVIGVAVILKNLLIKKFYYYFIAGACVQIIIILLMLRYG, from the coding sequence ATGATAAATGAAATAATTGTTGCTGTTATATTGGGAAGCATAATAGCTCTTGACCGCACAGCCGTTCTCCAGCTGATGATTTCACAGCCAATAGTTGCGTCACCAATAATCGGCTATTTTCTCGGTAATCCCATTCTCGGTCTGCATGTTGGAGCTGCAACTCAGCTCATATGGTTGCCATCACTGCAGATAGGTGCAGCCATAGTCCCCAATGCCTCTGTAGCTGCAATACTTATCACTTCTGCATCAATAATAATTATGCAATTCCCTGAAATGAGCGGCATTACAAGCATGTCTATATGCGGAGCTGTTTTTTTATGCGTAATCCCTTTGCTTTCCATCGAAGAAAAAGCTGATATGCTCGTAAGGAAGAATAACTACATCTGGGTTGAAGCAGCAATCAAAGCTATCAAAAGAGACGACCTGTCTTTAATAGGGGTATACAACCTTGGCGGAATACTTTTCTTCTTTTTAAAAAACATGGTGTTCTTGGCAGTCTCATTGTCATTTCTGATCTTATTGTTGCCAAATATTTTAACTCATCTTCCAAAGGAAATCATTTCCTCTTTTTCGCACCTATTCAGGCTCCTCCCGGTAATAGGAGTAGCAGTCATACTGAAAAACCTTCTGATAAAGAAGTTTTATTATTATTTTATAGCCGGTGCCTGTGTTCAGATAATAATAATTTTATTGATGCTCAGATATGGATAA